In Streptomyces puniciscabiei, a single genomic region encodes these proteins:
- a CDS encoding winged helix-turn-helix domain-containing protein, with the protein MSVEDSTAARDDQEALHPTQALDDTVHQRVRLGILTIAREADRVEFSFMKKQLAVTDGNLSRHLKVLEESGMITVEKGYAGRRPRTWVTLTRQGAQALDTELRTLRALVRRLEVRRPAPGPSDT; encoded by the coding sequence ATGAGCGTGGAGGACTCGACCGCTGCGCGGGACGACCAAGAGGCGCTGCATCCCACCCAGGCGCTGGACGACACCGTCCACCAGCGGGTACGGCTCGGCATCCTCACCATTGCCCGGGAAGCCGACCGGGTCGAGTTCAGCTTCATGAAGAAGCAGCTGGCCGTCACCGACGGAAACCTCTCCCGGCACCTGAAGGTGCTGGAGGAGTCCGGGATGATCACCGTGGAGAAGGGCTACGCCGGCCGGCGCCCCCGAACCTGGGTCACCCTCACCCGCCAGGGTGCCCAGGCCCTGGACACCGAACTCCGCACCCTGCGCGCCCTCGTGCGTCGCCTGGAGGTGCGCCGTCCCGCGCCTGGCCCGTCCGACACTTGA
- a CDS encoding cold-shock protein: MSDTTSAEVFSGCVLEWHSEEGWGVIASDALPDGVWAHYSAIEVEGYRELTVGQSVTFSAEQAEQDEYSWRAVSVWPEGGARRSPHEGEGPGFSSGLNITFDS; the protein is encoded by the coding sequence ATGTCTGACACCACGTCCGCAGAGGTGTTTTCCGGCTGCGTGCTCGAGTGGCACAGCGAGGAGGGCTGGGGAGTCATCGCTTCCGATGCCCTCCCGGACGGGGTGTGGGCACATTATTCGGCCATCGAGGTCGAAGGCTATCGCGAGCTGACCGTTGGGCAGTCCGTCACTTTCTCGGCCGAGCAGGCCGAACAGGACGAGTACTCCTGGCGCGCCGTGTCCGTCTGGCCTGAAGGCGGGGCACGACGCTCGCCGCACGAAGGCGAGGGGCCCGGCTTTTCGTCCGGCCTGAACATCACCTTCGATTCCTGA
- a CDS encoding helix-turn-helix transcriptional regulator has protein sequence MHGNDAQMLVLTVLADGPRHGYAINTAIEELTGRRLGPGSLYGALSRLEGRGLIQPADEAPETQERHRTMRITDPGRDQLRAELEQLARISAAGLRALGITPA, from the coding sequence ATGCACGGCAACGACGCCCAGATGCTCGTGCTCACCGTCCTCGCGGACGGCCCGCGGCACGGATACGCCATCAACACCGCGATCGAAGAACTCACCGGCCGCAGACTCGGCCCCGGTAGCCTCTACGGCGCGCTGTCCCGCCTGGAGGGACGCGGGCTGATCCAGCCCGCGGACGAGGCGCCCGAGACCCAGGAACGCCACCGCACCATGCGCATCACCGACCCGGGCCGCGACCAACTGCGCGCCGAGCTCGAACAGTTGGCCCGCATCTCCGCCGCCGGCCTGCGCGCGCTCGGCATCACCCCGGCATGA